Below is a window of bacterium DNA.
GTTTTCCATCTTGAAAGAGGAAAGACCGTCACGAGGAGGAACCTTTGCTAGCACTCACCCACGCCGAATCACTTCCCGGGCCGTCGGGAGACCTGGAGCGCATCTTCCAGCAGAACAGCTCCCGGGTCTTCGGGACGGCCTATCGCGTCACCGGCAGCGCCCAGGACGCCGAAGACTGCCTGCAGACGGTCTTTCTGCGCCTGCTGCGTCGCCAGAGCTCCCTCGATCTCTCTCCCAACCCCGGGAGCTACCTGCACCGGGCGGCGATCAACGCGGCGCTCGACTTGATGCGCGCCCGTTCGCGCTCGCGCTCGATCCCGCTCGACGATCTGGAGGTACCGCCGGCGGACGGCGAGCACGCGGGCCCCGACCGGCGGCAGCAGGACCGCGAGATGCGACGCAGTCTGCGCCAGGCGATCCTGCAGCTGTCGCCCAAGAGCGCGACGATTTTTTCCATGCGGTTTCTCGAAGGCACCCCGAATCGGGAGAGCGCAGAAGCCATCAACAGGACGCAAGCCGCGGTGAACGTGTCGCCTCACCGGGCGCGCAAACAGGTCAAGGAAGAACTGGCCAGTTTCGTAGGAGGTAAGTA
It encodes the following:
- a CDS encoding sigma-70 family RNA polymerase sigma factor — encoded protein: MLALTHAESLPGPSGDLERIFQQNSSRVFGTAYRVTGSAQDAEDCLQTVFLRLLRRQSSLDLSPNPGSYLHRAAINAALDLMRARSRSRSIPLDDLEVPPADGEHAGPDRRQQDREMRRSLRQAILQLSPKSATIFSMRFLEGTPNRESAEAINRTQAAVNVSPHRARKQVKEELASFVGGK